From the Carya illinoinensis cultivar Pawnee chromosome 4, C.illinoinensisPawnee_v1, whole genome shotgun sequence genome, one window contains:
- the LOC122306819 gene encoding putative glutamine amidotransferase GAT1_2.1 translates to MASDLSVILPRVLIVSRRSVRKNKFVDFVGEYHLDLIVGYGAVPVIVPRVHGVHMLLDSFEPIHGVLLCEGEDIDPSLYEEETSGLSPEELEEIRGLHSSDTAIDKEKDTIELRLAKLCLERNIPYLGICRGSQVLNVACGGSLYQDIEKEVSSKCPDEQRVKHIDYDNYDGHRHVVKVVENTPLHHWFKDSLEEEWKMGIWVNSYHHQGVKRLAQRFVPMAFAPDGLIEGFYDADAYNPDEGKFIMGLQFHPERMRQTNSDEFDYPGCPFAYQEFVKAVIAYQKKRNSTTSVPKPIKLDREMENKRKVIMRSFSLAKNIYATGRGMHPWKESELEAGADFLESNTALSVQQENRLKQMGATVRNAGSYIERLKLNAEKERLARIVMGKMTVEQLSDLMSFYHMLGQICSEVLEKKLSGIVNDLGS, encoded by the exons ATGGCCTCAGATCTCTCCGTGATCCTCCCTCGCGTTCTCATCGTCTCTAGACGTAGCGTTCGCAAAAACAAGTTCGTCGATTTTGTGG GTGAGTATCATCTCGATCTTATAGTAGGCTATGGTGCAGTACCTGTCATTGTTCCCCGTGTTCATGGGGTTCATATGTTATTAGATAGCTTTGAGCCCATCCATGGCGTTCTTCTTTGTGAAGGAGAGGACATTGATCCATCTCTATATGAGGAAGAAACCTCTGGCCTTTCGccagaagaattagaagaaatCAGGGGGCTTCATTCCAGTGATACCGCCATTGATAAAGAGAAGGATACGATCGAGTTGAGGCTCGCAAAGCTTTGCCTAGAAAGAAACATACCCTACTTGGGAATCTGCAGGGGTTCACAGGTATTAAATGTTGCATGTGGGGGTTCCCTATACCAAGACATAGAGAAAGAAGTATCAAGCAAGTGCCCAGATGAGCAGAGAGTCAAACACATTGATTATGACAATTATGATGGGCATAGGCACGTGGTTAAGGTGGTGGAGAATACCCCCTTGCATCATTGGTTCAAGGATTCTTTGGAGGAAGAATGGAAAATGGGGATTTGGGTGAATAGCTATCATCACCAAGGGGTTAAGAGATTGGCTCAGAGATTTGTTCCAATGGCATTTGCTCCCGATGGTTTGATTGAAGGGTTTTATGATGCTGATGCTTATAATCCAGATGAGGGTAAATTCATTATGGGACTCCAATTTCATCCAGAGAGAATGAGGCAGACGAACTCTGACGAATTTGATTATCCTGGATGTCCATTTGCTTATCAG GAATTTGTGAAGGCGGTTATTGCTTATCAGAAGAAACGTAATAGCACAACATCAGTGCCAAAACCCATAAAGCTCGATCGAGAAAtggagaataaaagaaaagttatCATGCGGAGTTTCTCACTCGCAAAAAATATCTACGCAACTGGCCGTGGTATGCATCCCTGGAAAGAATCTGAACTCGAAGCTGGAGCAGACTTTCTTGAG TCGAACACAGCGCTGAGCGTGCAGCAAGAAAATAGGCTGAAGCAGATGGGTGCAACAGTGAGGAATGCGGGTTCCTACATAGAAAGATTGAAGTTGAACGCGGAGAAAGAAAGGTTGGCAAGGATTGTGATGGGGAAAATGACAGTAGAACAGCTATCTGATCTCATGTCTTTCTACCACATGTTGGGGCAGATATGTTCAGAAGTGTTGGAAAAAAAGCTAAGTGGGATTGTCAATGACCTTGGTTCTTGA